Proteins from a single region of Amblyomma americanum isolate KBUSLIRL-KWMA chromosome 10, ASM5285725v1, whole genome shotgun sequence:
- the LOC144106601 gene encoding uncharacterized protein LOC144106601 — MHDSTSERHPGSRYMESTSCLGNHRGKPTGNKLHECTDCSKIFKRRSELVVHLRVHSGDRPYQCNVCGSSFAQMASLKAHQRTHTGERPYRCDHCGSTFALKHNLVAHQRTHTGERPYFCDDCGSSFAQKSNLKTHQRTHTGECPYRCDHCGSTFRVKQNLMQHIRTHTGERPFQCQLCPMAFVMHSALVRHERSHKGERPFQCDLCQKPFTRKLALKRHKEAIHKK; from the coding sequence ATGCACGATTCAACCAGTGAAAGGCACCCTGGGAGCCGCTACATGGAGTCCACTTCCTGCCTGGGTAACCACAGGGGTAAACCGACAGGAAATAAGCTGCATGAATGCACCGACTGCAGCAAGATATTCAAAAGAAGGTCCGAGCTAGTGGTGCATCTCAGAGTCCATAGTGGCGACCGGCCATACCAATGTAATGTCTGTGGTAGCAGCTTTGCACAAATGGCCTCTCTGAAGGCACACCAGCGCACTCACACTGGTGAACGTCCTTACCGTTGTGACCATTGTGGCAGCACCTTTGCACTGAAGCATAACTTGGTGGCACACCAGCGCACACACACAGGCGAGCGTCCTTACTTTTGTGACGACTGTggaagcagctttgctcaaaagtcCAATCTAAAGACACACCAGCGCACTCACACTGGTGAATGTCCTTATCGTTGTGACCATTGTGGTAGCACCTTTCGAGTGAAGCAGAACCTGATGCAACATATCCGTACCCACACTGGTGAAAGGCCAtttcagtgccagctgtgccccatggcttTTGTGATGCATTCAGCCCTTGTAAGGCATGAGAGATCCCATAAGGGCGAAAGGCCCTTCCAATGTGACTTGTGCCAAAAGCCATTCACTCGGAAGCTAGCTTTGAAACGCCACAAGGAGGCTATTCATAAAAAATAG